AGCTGCCGCGTGTCGATCGCGATGCAGCGCCCGTGGGGGCGCCCGTACCGGCTCGTCGAATGGACGATGCATCTCGACGCGCCGGCGCGCCGTCGGATCGTGCCGGCCGAGAGCACCGAGGCGGAAATCGCCGAGGCGGTCGCGTCGCACGTGCCCGGGCGCCTGTACGAAGGCGGCGCCGCGCTGTTCTGACGCGCGTTCCGGCGCGATTCGCCGCCACGCCCGGCGACGCTCGCGCACGCGCGGCGCGGCGCGGCGATGCATTCCCGCGCCGGATGGGCCGCTTCCGATCGTTCCTGCCGTTTTTGTCCGTTTTTGTCCGTTTTCTCCGTTCTCTTTCACCGATTGGCCGGAGTCGCCGGCCGCGCTCGCAAGCCGCGTTCCGCGGCCGCCTTCGCGGGCCATCCCGCCCCCGATCGTCCGGTCCGGCCGCCGTAACCGGCAGTCCTTACCGATTTTTCCCTGCCGTTCACCGGTGTCGGTCTTCCCCGATTTCGACGCCGTGCGTCATCGGACCTCGTTGACGCTCCGGTCAAATCTGCTACGCTGCGCGTTTTCCGATTCGCACCCCTTTGATGGAAAACGCCTTCAACGAACGCGGCGTCATGGTCACGCGCAACAGTCTGTCCGCCGCAGGGCAAATCTTCGCGCTGCGAGAGATCCGCGGTGTCGAAGTTCTCGCCGTCAGGAAAAACAAGATCGTTCCGTGGTCGATCTCGCTCATCGGCGTCGCCGCCGCGATCGCGGGCGGCACGCTCGGCACAAGCGCATTGCTCGTTGCGGGCGTGATGCTCATCGTCGTCGGCTACCTCGCATGGACCACGCAGGACGTCACGCATCGGCTCATCGTCGACATGCCGGACGGCAAGCGCGAGGCGATCATGAGCGTCGACCGCGAATTCGTCGAGCGCGTCGCGCACGCGGTGAACGCAGCCCGCTCGGCGAGCGCGGCGACTTGACGCACCCCGCTTCTCTCTTCACGATCCGCGCCGCCGCGGCGTCCGATGCCGCCGTGTGGCGGCAGCTTCGGCGCGCGCTGTGGCCGCATGCGGACGACGCCGAGCACGCGCGCGACGTCGCGCAGCAACTCGACGCGCCGAACCGACACGCGTGCTTCATTGCGTGGACGCCGGACGACGCGCCGCTCGGCTTCGCCGAGGTCGCCGTGCGGCACGACTACGTGAACGGCTGCGACGCGTCGCCCGTGCTGTTTCTCGAAGGCATCTTCGTCGATCCGGCTGCGCGCCGCCGCGGCGCCGCCCGCGCGCTGTGCTCGGCCGCCGCTGCCTGGGGCGCGACACGCGGCTGCGCCGAATTCGCATCCGACGCGCCGCTCGGCAACGCCGTGTCGCACGCGCTGCATCGCGCACTCGGCTTCGACGAAACCGAGCGGGTTGTTTTCTTTCGGAAGACGCTCGCGCGCTGACGCGACGGCGGGCGCGCGCATCGCGACACGCATCGCGACGCGGATTGCAGACGTCGGGCTGCGAGTCGCATCCCGCCTGTCGAACGCCGCGCCCGAATCGCGACGAGCCAAGCGCCAACGCTCTCGCGCCGCGCGGCGCAGCCCGCTTGCGCGATGCCGCCGACTGTCGATCGCCGATCCGGTTGCCGGTTGCCGGTTGCCGGTTGCCGCTTACGCTCGACTCGCCCGCCGCCGATCCGTCGCAGCGGCCTATCCGGTCAGTTCAGCCGCGCGCCGATCGAACTCGCGATGCTGCACAGAATCAGGCAGCACGACACCGCCCCCGCATCGAGCGTGCCGACCGACCGCTCGCCGAGCCGCGACGCCCGTCCGATCTTCGCCTGCAGCCAGCGCGTCGATTCCTTGCCGCGCTCGGCGGCCGCGCTCATCGCCGCGAGCGCGTGCCGAAAATCGTCGCCGGCGCGCAGCGCTTCGTGAAACGCGGCGTCGGCGGGCGCGAGCGTGTCGATCAACGTCTTGTCGCCGACCGTCGCATCGCTGATCGCCCGCAATCCCGCCAGCCCCGCCGACAGCGCTTCGCCGAACAGCGCCGCATCGAGCATGTCGCGCCCCTTCAGCGCCGCCGCGAAATCCATGAAGAAGCTGCCGTAAAGCGGCCCCATCGATCCGCCGATTCCTTCCATCAGCGACGTCGACAATACGTCGAGCGCATCCGGCAGGCTCGTCGCGCCGCGCGCGTCGAGCCGCGCGCCGCACTGGCCGAAGCCCTTGCTCATGTTGATGCCGTGATCGCCGTCGCCGATCGCCGCGTCGATCTCCGACAGATGATCGCGGTTGCGCTGGATCACGTCGACGAGCTCGCGCACGACGAAACCGGCGTCGGCGAGCAGCAGGCGCTGAATGGCGGCGGTGTTCATGCGCGTTCTCCCACGGTAAGGCCGATGCTGCTGCACGGCGCGGCGAACAATTGCTTCAGTTCGTCGTCGAGCCGGGTGATCGTCAGCGTGACGCCCATCATCTCGAGCGACGTGAACAGATTGCCGACGAGACGAAAGCCGATCTTCAATCCGGCCGCCGCGAGCCGCTCCGCTACTTCGGCATACAGAATATATT
This genomic stretch from Burkholderia oklahomensis C6786 harbors:
- a CDS encoding DUF6232 family protein gives rise to the protein MENAFNERGVMVTRNSLSAAGQIFALREIRGVEVLAVRKNKIVPWSISLIGVAAAIAGGTLGTSALLVAGVMLIVVGYLAWTTQDVTHRLIVDMPDGKREAIMSVDREFVERVAHAVNAARSASAAT
- the aac(6')-III gene encoding tobramycin N-acetyltransferase AAC(6')-III — protein: MTHPASLFTIRAAAASDAAVWRQLRRALWPHADDAEHARDVAQQLDAPNRHACFIAWTPDDAPLGFAEVAVRHDYVNGCDASPVLFLEGIFVDPAARRRGAARALCSAAAAWGATRGCAEFASDAPLGNAVSHALHRALGFDETERVVFFRKTLAR
- the dhaL gene encoding dihydroxyacetone kinase subunit DhaL, which gives rise to MNTAAIQRLLLADAGFVVRELVDVIQRNRDHLSEIDAAIGDGDHGINMSKGFGQCGARLDARGATSLPDALDVLSTSLMEGIGGSMGPLYGSFFMDFAAALKGRDMLDAALFGEALSAGLAGLRAISDATVGDKTLIDTLAPADAAFHEALRAGDDFRHALAAMSAAAERGKESTRWLQAKIGRASRLGERSVGTLDAGAVSCCLILCSIASSIGARLN
- a CDS encoding DUF2866 domain-containing protein, coding for MVEDTVFSGLRTLLTHEHAFPVQSCRVSIAMQRPWGRPYRLVEWTMHLDAPARRRIVPAESTEAEIAEAVASHVPGRLYEGGAALF